Proteins found in one Streptomyces sp. NBC_00461 genomic segment:
- a CDS encoding bifunctional glycosyltransferase family 2/GtrA family protein, which yields MDQLPLRTPLSAHQREPVLDVVVPVFNEQGDLERSVRRLHAHLRETFPYPFRITVADNASTDATPLIAARLAAELPETEWLRLEAKGRGRALHAAWSGSPAPVLAYLDVDLSTDLAALLPLVAPLISGHSDIAIGTRLARGSRVVRGPRREVISRCYNALLRSTLAVGFSDAQCGFKAVRRDVAERLLPLVKDSEWFFDTELLVIAERAGLRIHEVPVDWVDDPDSRVDILATALADLRGIARIGRALARGTLPTAGLRRSAEDQQGGLVGQLLRFGAVGAVSTVGYVLLYALLRPEAGGQAANALALLACAVANTAANRRLTFGLRGRGGALRHQAKGLLVFAVGLALTSGSLAALHRLVPGAARATEIGVLVAANLAATLLRFLLLRSWVFPARRAAGSPAA from the coding sequence ATGGATCAACTGCCCCTTCGTACGCCGCTGTCGGCGCATCAACGGGAGCCCGTCCTGGACGTGGTGGTGCCGGTTTTCAACGAGCAGGGAGATCTGGAGCGGAGCGTACGGAGGCTGCACGCGCACCTGCGCGAGACGTTCCCGTACCCGTTCCGGATCACCGTCGCGGACAACGCCAGCACCGACGCGACCCCGCTGATCGCTGCGCGGCTGGCCGCCGAGCTGCCGGAGACGGAGTGGCTGCGGCTGGAGGCGAAGGGGCGGGGCCGGGCACTGCATGCCGCGTGGTCGGGGTCGCCGGCGCCGGTGCTGGCCTACCTGGACGTGGATCTGTCGACCGATCTGGCCGCGCTGCTACCGCTGGTCGCACCGCTGATCTCCGGGCACTCCGACATCGCCATCGGCACCCGACTCGCCCGCGGCTCCCGGGTGGTGCGCGGCCCCCGGCGGGAGGTCATCTCCCGTTGCTACAACGCCCTGTTGCGCTCCACGCTCGCGGTCGGCTTCTCCGACGCGCAGTGCGGGTTCAAGGCCGTGCGGCGCGATGTCGCCGAACGGCTGCTGCCGCTGGTGAAGGACTCCGAGTGGTTCTTCGACACCGAGCTGCTGGTGATCGCGGAGCGGGCCGGACTGCGCATCCACGAGGTGCCGGTCGACTGGGTCGACGACCCCGACAGCCGGGTCGACATCCTGGCCACGGCGCTGGCCGACCTGCGCGGCATCGCCAGGATCGGCCGGGCGCTGGCCCGCGGCACGCTGCCGACGGCCGGACTGCGCCGCAGCGCCGAGGACCAACAGGGCGGCCTGGTCGGCCAGTTGCTGCGCTTCGGCGCAGTGGGAGCCGTCAGCACCGTCGGATACGTACTGCTGTACGCGCTGTTGCGTCCCGAGGCGGGAGGGCAGGCCGCCAACGCGCTCGCGCTGCTGGCCTGCGCCGTCGCCAACACCGCCGCGAACCGGCGGCTGACCTTCGGTCTGCGCGGCCGCGGCGGGGCACTGCGCCACCAGGCCAAAGGGCTGCTGGTCTTCGCGGTCGGCCTGGCCCTCACCAGCGGGTCACTCGCAGCACTGCACCGCCTGGTGCCCGGGGCGGCACGCGCCACGGAGATCGGCGTGCTCGTGGCCGCCAACCTGGCCGCGACCCTTCTCCGCTTCCTTCTCCTGAGGTCCTGGGTGTTCCCGGCCCGACGCGCGGCGGGATCCCCGGCCGCATGA
- a CDS encoding cupin domain-containing protein yields MSRPQSEFHRPEAPWRRPPGAPDGVWEQVLAEDPESEDATVLQRYEPGTDTSGQGPVRHDCFEEVYVVDGSLTDLRLGETFTAGMYAYRHPGMEHGPWTSTEGVLMLVRRGRP; encoded by the coding sequence ATGAGCAGACCGCAGTCCGAGTTCCACCGTCCCGAGGCGCCCTGGCGCCGGCCGCCCGGGGCGCCCGACGGCGTGTGGGAACAGGTGCTGGCAGAGGACCCGGAGAGCGAGGACGCGACCGTTCTCCAGCGGTACGAGCCGGGGACGGACACCAGCGGGCAAGGACCCGTCCGTCACGACTGCTTCGAGGAGGTGTACGTCGTCGACGGGTCCCTGACCGATCTGCGCCTGGGCGAGACGTTCACCGCGGGGATGTACGCGTACCGGCATCCGGGAATGGAGCACGGTCCGTGGACGAGCACGGAGGGCGTACTGATGCTCGTCAGGCGAGGGCGTCCCTGA
- a CDS encoding helix-turn-helix domain-containing protein yields the protein MTTAERPAVRPDLASLRRARELFLLGRQVPDGVPADVAAAWKRARFFGVRHDVLDSAADAPRPAESPLLAAARPVLERIAPTLGAGQASLVLTDDRLRVLWAAGNGPGDPCHDLSERVVGHNSAAFALHTRRRAEVHGPEHFLDRWQDVAAVSVPVRASETGRMLGTVTVSSGLGAECGPHPWAPLAEAAAAAVEAELLSRSRAAERVLLDAYLRATRERGHAVVALDGRNRFVSEAAQQLLSPQGLEELERGAVALMRESRSPRRIRLADGTACAALLTPVPHQGSIVGAVIVLEPVERAAVAPAARGDVGLAGVSVPWLHAVGRAVELAGSPEPLLLVGERGTGKTSLARELGENLPFVDAAEGELGSLVGELLTGRPLLVRHAEQLAAHDTAALNSALDTRPGVPLLVTYTPGAPPGPCLQRLLDTLAARSVTLPALRERPEDIRELLTVLAPRPAPGRPPLSWTLDALRALEQHPWPGNVTELAHLVRALAKGRRATGPVRRSELPDPVREGPAARQLSPMEQAERAAVLEALRLHGGNKARAAATLGIARATLYRKLRTYRG from the coding sequence ATGACCACCGCAGAGCGCCCCGCCGTCCGCCCCGACCTCGCTTCGCTGCGCAGGGCCCGGGAACTCTTCCTGCTCGGGCGGCAAGTGCCGGACGGGGTGCCGGCGGACGTCGCCGCCGCGTGGAAGCGTGCCCGGTTCTTCGGTGTACGACACGACGTACTCGACTCGGCTGCGGACGCGCCGCGGCCCGCCGAGTCCCCCTTGCTGGCCGCGGCCCGCCCGGTGCTGGAGCGGATCGCCCCCACCCTCGGCGCCGGGCAGGCCTCACTCGTGCTCACCGACGACCGGCTACGGGTGCTGTGGGCCGCAGGAAACGGGCCGGGCGATCCCTGCCACGACCTCTCCGAGCGGGTGGTCGGCCACAACAGCGCGGCCTTCGCCCTGCACACCCGGCGGCGCGCCGAGGTGCACGGCCCCGAGCACTTCCTCGACCGGTGGCAGGACGTAGCCGCGGTCAGTGTGCCGGTGCGGGCGTCGGAGACCGGGCGGATGCTGGGCACGGTGACGGTGTCCTCCGGACTGGGCGCCGAGTGCGGACCGCATCCCTGGGCCCCGCTGGCCGAGGCCGCGGCCGCAGCCGTCGAGGCGGAGCTCCTCTCCCGGTCCCGGGCGGCCGAACGGGTCCTGCTGGACGCCTACTTGAGGGCCACGCGAGAGCGCGGTCACGCGGTCGTCGCGCTCGACGGCCGTAACCGGTTCGTCAGCGAGGCCGCGCAGCAGTTGCTGTCGCCTCAGGGGCTGGAGGAACTGGAGCGGGGCGCGGTCGCGCTGATGCGGGAGTCGCGCTCGCCGCGCCGCATCCGGCTCGCGGACGGCACGGCGTGTGCCGCGCTCCTCACGCCCGTGCCCCACCAGGGCTCGATCGTCGGGGCGGTGATCGTGCTGGAGCCGGTGGAGCGTGCGGCGGTGGCGCCGGCCGCGCGCGGTGACGTGGGGCTGGCCGGGGTATCGGTGCCGTGGCTGCACGCGGTCGGCCGTGCGGTGGAGCTGGCCGGGTCGCCCGAGCCCCTGCTGCTGGTCGGCGAGCGCGGCACGGGGAAGACCTCGCTGGCACGGGAGCTGGGCGAGAACCTGCCGTTCGTGGATGCCGCGGAGGGTGAACTCGGCTCACTGGTCGGCGAGTTGCTGACGGGCCGCCCGCTCCTCGTCCGTCATGCCGAGCAGCTCGCCGCGCATGACACGGCGGCTCTCAACTCGGCTCTCGACACCCGTCCGGGCGTTCCTCTGCTGGTCACCTACACCCCCGGAGCGCCGCCAGGACCGTGTCTGCAACGACTCCTGGACACCCTGGCCGCCCGCTCCGTCACCCTTCCGGCCCTGCGTGAACGGCCGGAGGACATCAGGGAGTTGCTCACGGTTCTGGCTCCGCGACCAGCGCCGGGACGGCCGCCGCTCAGCTGGACGCTGGACGCGTTGCGCGCTCTGGAGCAGCATCCCTGGCCCGGCAACGTCACCGAACTCGCCCACCTGGTACGGGCGTTGGCAAAGGGCCGTCGCGCGACCGGTCCCGTCCGGCGCAGCGAGCTGCCGGACCCCGTGCGCGAGGGCCCCGCCGCCCGGCAGCTCAGCCCGATGGAGCAGGCCGAGCGCGCCGCCGTCCTGGAGGCCCTCCGCCTCCACGGCGGCAACAAGGCCCGCGCGGCGGCGACCCTGGGCATCGCCCGCGCCACGCTGTACCGGAAACTGCGGACCTACCGAGGCTGA
- a CDS encoding SigE family RNA polymerase sigma factor, whose amino-acid sequence MEQSRAEGFDGFVAARWSALLHLSRLLVGGDRHRAEDLLQEALVKLWFVWPRIAEEAPEAYVRKVLARAAARSAQRRWWGERPVEQLPDLAEAGDVSASVAERSRLEAALAQLPSRQRAAVVLRYYQDLSEKQVAEVLGCPVGTARSHASRGVARLRRLLSDVIEPVG is encoded by the coding sequence GTGGAGCAGAGTCGAGCCGAGGGGTTCGACGGGTTCGTGGCAGCCCGCTGGTCGGCGTTGCTCCACCTCTCCCGTCTGCTCGTGGGAGGCGATCGGCACCGGGCCGAGGACCTGCTCCAGGAGGCCCTGGTCAAGCTCTGGTTCGTCTGGCCCAGGATCGCGGAGGAGGCCCCCGAGGCATACGTGCGCAAGGTGCTGGCGCGAGCGGCAGCACGCTCGGCGCAGCGGCGCTGGTGGGGTGAGCGCCCGGTCGAGCAGCTGCCGGACCTGGCGGAGGCGGGCGATGTGTCCGCCTCCGTGGCCGAGCGCTCGCGGCTGGAGGCCGCGCTGGCCCAGTTGCCGTCGCGGCAGCGGGCCGCGGTGGTGCTGCGCTACTACCAGGACCTGTCCGAGAAGCAGGTGGCGGAGGTGCTGGGGTGCCCGGTGGGCACCGCTCGATCCCATGCCTCGCGTGGCGTGGCGCGACTGCGCCGCCTCCTGTCCGACGTCATCGAGCCGGTGGGGTGA
- a CDS encoding YceI family protein, producing the protein MPLGLLRRRLRNAPGSAAGRALPVPAGAGVVVREVLDPVNEPLGGADVTVTELRSHQVAARGTTDPYGLFMATLPPGSYSLMVGAQGLEPHRETVEVVADAGLSPQRVWLQPARQADLPVPGTWLFDPPHTAIRFIAKHVGMAHVHGRFERFEGGIQVTPDVSESRVHVRIDASSITTGNNTRDTHLRSADFLDVEHFPYIDFRSTRFAYRGGSKWSLLGTLTMHGVSRSVSLDTTYLGMANGGYGEELRCAALAKTELHREDYTLNWRSMLARGIAVVGPTVQLELDVQAMYRTHDTPTPPE; encoded by the coding sequence ATGCCCCTCGGACTGCTCCGGCGGCGACTCAGGAATGCCCCCGGAAGCGCCGCGGGCCGCGCGCTCCCCGTCCCGGCCGGTGCGGGCGTCGTCGTCCGCGAGGTCCTGGATCCGGTGAACGAGCCCCTGGGCGGCGCCGATGTGACGGTGACGGAACTGCGCAGCCACCAGGTCGCGGCGCGCGGCACCACGGACCCGTACGGACTGTTCATGGCCACGCTGCCCCCCGGCAGTTACAGCCTGATGGTGGGGGCCCAAGGGCTGGAACCGCACCGCGAGACCGTCGAGGTCGTCGCCGACGCGGGCCTGTCCCCGCAGCGCGTGTGGCTCCAGCCGGCCCGGCAGGCCGATCTCCCGGTCCCCGGCACCTGGCTCTTCGACCCGCCGCACACGGCGATCCGGTTCATCGCCAAGCATGTCGGCATGGCCCATGTGCACGGCCGCTTCGAACGGTTCGAGGGCGGCATCCAGGTCACCCCGGACGTGTCCGAGTCCCGCGTCCACGTGCGCATCGACGCGTCGAGCATCACCACGGGCAACAACACCCGTGACACACACCTGCGTTCGGCCGACTTCCTCGACGTCGAGCACTTTCCGTACATCGACTTCAGGAGCACCCGCTTCGCCTACCGCGGCGGAAGCAAGTGGTCGCTGCTGGGCACCCTCACGATGCACGGCGTGAGCCGGTCGGTGTCGCTGGACACGACGTACCTGGGCATGGCCAACGGCGGCTACGGCGAGGAGCTGCGCTGCGCCGCGCTGGCGAAGACGGAGCTGCACCGCGAGGACTACACCCTCAACTGGCGGTCCATGCTGGCGCGCGGGATCGCGGTGGTCGGACCCACGGTCCAGCTGGAGCTCGACGTCCAGGCGATGTACCGCACCCACGACACCCCGACGCCCCCGGAGTGA
- a CDS encoding FAD-dependent oxidoreductase — protein sequence MHTVEPDVVTDVLIVGSGPAGASAALALSTYGVPNIVVTRYPRLADTPRAHITNQRTMEVLRDLGVEDEVVAKATPQHLMGNTTFCTSLAGEELGRVRSWGNDPLVQAAHELAGPTRMCDMPQHLMEPVLMDAAVARGTQLRFSTVYKSFVQDAFGVTVTVEDRLRGDEYTIRAKYLIGADGGRSQVAEDAELPMGGQMGVAGSINIVFDADLSKYTAHRPSTLYWVLAPGATVGGIGAGLVRCVRPWNEWLIVWGYDVTAGAPDLTTEYAESVVRQLIGDDDIPVTIKSSSAWTVNEMYAETYSKGRVFCAGDATHRHPPSNGLGSNTSIQDSYNLAWKLKLVLDGSASPKLLDTYTAERAPIGRQIVTRANKSIGETAPIFEALDGLSPQTPEQLWANIAARKDDTEAARKQREKLREAIAFKAYEFNAHGVDLNQRYPEDGSAAIVPDGTPDPGFDRDPELYHQPTSRPGAKLPHAWITSGTRTLSTLDVVGHGRFTLITGIGGTPWLRAAEAQHLEIATAVIGPGQEYDDPYGDWARLSEVEDGGALLVRPDGYVAFRHAAPAASGEDAERLLTEAVRRLLGHA from the coding sequence GTGCACACCGTCGAGCCCGATGTCGTCACCGACGTACTGATCGTCGGCAGTGGCCCCGCGGGCGCCTCCGCCGCGCTCGCCCTGAGCACCTACGGTGTGCCGAACATCGTCGTCACCCGCTACCCGCGCCTCGCCGACACGCCCCGCGCGCACATCACCAACCAGCGCACCATGGAGGTGCTGCGCGACCTCGGCGTCGAGGACGAGGTCGTCGCGAAGGCCACACCGCAGCACCTGATGGGCAACACGACCTTCTGCACCAGCCTCGCCGGCGAGGAACTCGGCCGGGTCCGCTCCTGGGGCAACGACCCCCTCGTCCAGGCCGCGCACGAACTCGCCGGCCCCACCCGCATGTGCGACATGCCGCAGCACCTCATGGAGCCGGTCCTCATGGACGCGGCCGTCGCGCGCGGCACGCAGCTGCGCTTCAGCACGGTCTACAAGTCCTTCGTCCAGGACGCCTTCGGCGTGACGGTCACCGTCGAGGACCGGCTGCGCGGCGACGAGTACACCATCCGCGCCAAGTACCTGATCGGCGCCGACGGCGGCCGCTCGCAGGTCGCCGAGGACGCCGAGCTGCCGATGGGCGGCCAGATGGGCGTGGCCGGCAGCATCAACATCGTCTTCGACGCGGACCTGTCGAAGTACACCGCCCACCGGCCGTCCACCCTCTACTGGGTGCTGGCGCCGGGCGCGACCGTGGGCGGCATCGGCGCGGGACTGGTCCGCTGCGTACGGCCCTGGAACGAGTGGCTGATCGTCTGGGGCTACGACGTCACCGCCGGCGCCCCCGACCTGACCACCGAGTACGCGGAGTCCGTGGTGCGCCAGTTGATCGGCGACGACGACATCCCGGTGACCATCAAGTCGTCCTCCGCCTGGACCGTGAACGAGATGTACGCGGAGACCTACTCCAAGGGTCGCGTCTTCTGCGCCGGCGACGCCACGCACCGCCACCCGCCGTCCAACGGCCTCGGCTCCAACACCTCCATCCAGGACTCCTACAACCTGGCCTGGAAGCTCAAGCTCGTCCTGGACGGCTCCGCGTCCCCGAAGCTCCTGGACACCTACACCGCCGAACGCGCCCCGATCGGCAGGCAGATCGTCACCCGCGCCAACAAGTCCATCGGCGAGACGGCCCCGATCTTCGAGGCGCTCGACGGGCTGTCCCCCCAGACGCCCGAGCAGCTGTGGGCCAACATCGCCGCCCGCAAGGACGACACCGAGGCGGCGCGGAAGCAGCGCGAGAAGCTGCGCGAGGCGATCGCCTTCAAGGCCTACGAGTTCAACGCGCACGGCGTCGACCTCAACCAGCGCTACCCCGAGGACGGCTCGGCCGCGATCGTCCCCGACGGCACCCCCGACCCCGGCTTCGACCGCGACCCCGAGCTGTACCACCAGCCGACCTCCCGCCCCGGCGCCAAGCTCCCGCACGCCTGGATCACCTCGGGCACCCGTACCCTGTCCACCCTCGACGTCGTCGGACACGGCCGCTTCACCCTGATCACCGGAATCGGCGGCACGCCCTGGCTGCGGGCTGCCGAGGCCCAGCACCTGGAGATCGCCACCGCGGTCATCGGCCCGGGTCAGGAGTACGACGACCCGTACGGCGACTGGGCGCGCCTGAGCGAGGTGGAAGACGGGGGAGCGCTCCTCGTACGGCCGGACGGCTACGTCGCCTTCCGGCACGCGGCCCCGGCCGCGTCCGGCGAGGACGCCGAGCGGCTGCTGACCGAGGCGGTACGGCGCCTCCTCGGCCACGCCTGA
- a CDS encoding glutamate--cysteine ligase — protein MGRDVPALVFTREDRRQYREKMHTCLDVLAQMLRESGFESERPQVGLEIELNLVDGDGLPAMRNTDVLQAIADPAWSSELGRFNLEINLPPRLLTAGGPGSWEQAIRDALNHAEERAAAVGAHLIMIGILPTLGESHVGESALSGDPRYRLLNEQIFAARGEDLRIRVDGVERLSMYADAITPEAACTSTQFHLQVAPKEFADYWNAAQAVAGVQIALAANSPFLFGKELWRETRIPLFEQATDTRPQEIKAQGVRPRVWFGERWITSVFDLFEENVRYFPALLPLCDEEDPQEALDGGGVPQLGELTLHNGTIYRWNRPVYAVTDSGPHLRIENRVLPAGPTVADIIANGAFYYGLTRALVDEDRPVWTRMSFAVAEENLHAAARDGIDARLYWPGSGEVPVTELVLRRLLPLAHRGLELAGLDATWREPMLGIIEQRCVAARNGALWQAETVHHLEKTGVGDRYEALRRMTTTYKDYMHLNAPAHTWPVD, from the coding sequence ATGGGACGAGACGTACCCGCCCTGGTGTTCACGCGGGAGGACCGCCGTCAGTACCGGGAGAAGATGCACACCTGCCTCGACGTGCTCGCGCAGATGCTGCGCGAGTCGGGCTTCGAGAGTGAGCGCCCCCAGGTCGGGCTGGAGATCGAGCTCAACCTGGTGGACGGTGACGGGCTGCCCGCGATGCGGAACACCGATGTGCTGCAGGCGATCGCCGACCCCGCCTGGTCGAGCGAGCTGGGCCGCTTCAACCTGGAGATCAACCTCCCGCCCCGGCTGCTCACGGCGGGCGGCCCCGGCTCCTGGGAGCAGGCGATCCGGGACGCGCTCAACCATGCCGAGGAGCGCGCCGCGGCCGTGGGCGCACACCTGATCATGATCGGGATTCTGCCGACCCTGGGGGAGTCGCACGTGGGCGAGTCCGCCCTGTCCGGCGATCCGCGCTATCGACTGCTCAACGAGCAGATCTTCGCGGCACGGGGCGAGGACCTGCGGATCCGGGTGGACGGCGTGGAGCGGCTGTCGATGTACGCCGACGCCATCACCCCGGAGGCCGCCTGCACCAGCACCCAGTTCCATCTGCAGGTCGCCCCCAAGGAGTTCGCGGACTACTGGAACGCGGCGCAGGCCGTCGCGGGCGTGCAGATCGCCCTGGCGGCCAACTCGCCCTTCCTGTTCGGCAAGGAGCTGTGGCGCGAGACCCGTATCCCCCTGTTCGAGCAGGCCACCGACACCCGGCCCCAGGAGATCAAGGCCCAGGGAGTACGTCCCCGGGTGTGGTTCGGGGAGCGGTGGATCACCAGCGTCTTCGACCTCTTCGAGGAGAACGTCCGCTACTTCCCGGCGCTTCTGCCGCTGTGCGACGAAGAGGACCCGCAGGAGGCGCTGGACGGAGGCGGCGTGCCGCAACTGGGTGAACTGACGCTCCACAACGGCACGATCTACCGGTGGAACCGGCCCGTCTACGCCGTCACCGACAGCGGCCCGCATCTGCGCATCGAGAACCGCGTCCTGCCCGCCGGCCCCACCGTGGCCGACATCATCGCCAACGGCGCCTTCTACTACGGCCTGACCCGCGCCCTCGTCGACGAGGACCGCCCGGTGTGGACACGGATGTCCTTCGCGGTCGCCGAGGAGAACCTGCACGCCGCGGCCCGCGACGGCATCGACGCCCGCCTGTACTGGCCCGGCAGCGGTGAAGTGCCGGTCACGGAGCTGGTGTTGCGACGTCTGCTGCCCCTGGCCCACCGGGGCCTCGAACTGGCGGGCCTGGACGCCACATGGCGCGAACCCATGCTCGGCATCATCGAGCAGCGCTGTGTCGCCGCCCGCAACGGCGCCCTGTGGCAGGCGGAGACGGTCCACCACCTGGAGAAGACCGGCGTCGGAGACCGCTATGAGGCGCTGCGGCGGATGACCACCACGTACAAGGACTACATGCACCTGAACGCGCCCGCGCACACGTGGCCCGTGGACTGA
- a CDS encoding PP2C family protein-serine/threonine phosphatase, with protein MSQARDHGGGRRQTRPFRNRVAGPAASVRRAVAQLAAGAPVLPVLIVSVIVLTDLAGGAGMIWLPMLAAGPALAATTNGPRGVLCVGVLAAVLGAALGSRDGVPGRELAAVLSALGAVTLASALTSALRGRRERVLAAVRSVAETAQHALLKPVPATVGPFQVAVRYSAAAAEARIGGDLYALIPTPYGVRLIVGDVRGKGLPAVGTAALVLGVFREAAYDEPDLLAVVDRIERSLARNLGGDDFVTAVVAGYPRPGQLEVVNCGHAPPLLVRASGSVAAVEPTQPAPPLGLRALAPHTPGLQVLPFADGDQLLLYTDGVTEARDHGRAFYPLDEGLARHVSDDPARTLGALHDELLAHVGGRLHDDAALLLIRKPVPSEPAPEAGAPGDTATPRTTSCASVCKPLEGTVI; from the coding sequence ATGAGTCAGGCCCGAGACCATGGCGGCGGCCGCCGGCAGACACGGCCGTTCAGGAACCGAGTGGCCGGTCCCGCGGCCTCGGTCAGGCGTGCCGTGGCGCAGCTGGCCGCCGGCGCGCCCGTCCTGCCCGTACTGATCGTCTCGGTGATCGTGCTCACCGACCTCGCGGGCGGAGCGGGGATGATCTGGCTGCCGATGCTCGCCGCCGGACCCGCCCTGGCCGCCACCACCAACGGACCGCGCGGTGTCCTGTGCGTGGGCGTCCTCGCCGCGGTGCTGGGCGCGGCGCTCGGCAGCCGGGACGGTGTTCCGGGCCGGGAACTGGCGGCCGTTCTGTCCGCCCTGGGGGCCGTCACCCTCGCGAGTGCCCTGACCAGCGCACTGCGCGGCCGCCGCGAACGCGTGCTCGCGGCCGTCCGATCGGTCGCGGAGACCGCCCAGCACGCGCTGCTCAAGCCCGTCCCGGCGACCGTCGGCCCCTTCCAGGTCGCCGTCCGCTACAGCGCCGCGGCCGCCGAGGCCCGTATCGGGGGGGATCTCTACGCGCTGATCCCCACGCCGTACGGGGTGCGGCTGATCGTCGGCGATGTGCGCGGCAAGGGGCTGCCCGCCGTGGGCACCGCCGCGCTGGTGCTCGGAGTCTTCCGCGAGGCGGCCTACGACGAGCCCGATCTCCTCGCCGTCGTCGACCGGATCGAGCGGAGCCTCGCGCGCAATCTCGGCGGCGACGACTTCGTCACCGCCGTGGTCGCCGGATATCCGAGGCCGGGGCAGCTGGAGGTGGTGAACTGCGGACACGCGCCACCGCTGCTGGTGCGTGCGTCCGGGAGCGTCGCGGCGGTGGAGCCCACGCAGCCGGCCCCGCCCCTCGGACTGCGTGCTCTCGCGCCTCACACCCCCGGCCTCCAGGTTCTGCCCTTCGCTGACGGGGACCAGTTGCTGCTCTACACCGACGGGGTCACCGAGGCCCGTGACCACGGCCGCGCGTTCTATCCGCTCGACGAAGGGCTGGCTCGCCACGTGTCCGACGACCCGGCGCGCACCCTGGGCGCGCTCCACGACGAACTCCTCGCGCACGTGGGCGGCCGGCTGCACGACGATGCCGCACTGCTCCTGATCCGCAAGCCGGTCCCGTCCGAGCCGGCGCCCGAAGCCGGTGCACCGGGCGACACAGCCACACCGCGGACGACGTCCTGCGCTTCCGTCTGCAAGCCCCTTGAGGGAACGGTGATTTGA
- a CDS encoding IclR family transcriptional regulator, giving the protein MGGHEGPGPTLITSVQRAFRLLEAVSAHENGAPAKQLARETGLPLATAYHLLRTLVHDGYLRKLGDGGFVLGDKLQTFQTMGRGQALLSRVRPTLAALRDELATAAYLTFYEDGEIRVAEIVDSPRAPRVDLWVGFEDAGHATALGKSVLRELDGDARKDYLSRHHLADLTPRTITSRPALLRLLDSSPVAPAVMDMEEYTLGTVCVAVPVYSGDTLGSLGVSLPADRLSRLPEIRARLIPTASRVTRSLSLTI; this is encoded by the coding sequence ATGGGTGGGCACGAGGGCCCGGGCCCCACGCTGATCACGTCCGTCCAGCGGGCCTTCCGGCTGCTGGAGGCGGTGAGCGCGCACGAGAACGGCGCGCCGGCGAAACAGCTGGCACGGGAGACCGGGCTGCCCCTGGCCACCGCGTATCACCTGCTGCGGACACTCGTCCACGACGGATATCTGCGGAAGCTGGGCGACGGCGGGTTCGTCCTCGGGGACAAGCTGCAGACGTTCCAGACCATGGGCCGCGGGCAGGCGCTGCTCAGCAGGGTCCGCCCCACGCTCGCCGCCCTGCGGGACGAGCTGGCCACCGCCGCCTACCTCACCTTCTACGAGGACGGCGAGATCCGGGTCGCCGAGATCGTGGACAGCCCGCGGGCGCCCCGCGTCGACCTGTGGGTGGGTTTCGAGGACGCGGGGCACGCCACGGCGCTGGGCAAGTCCGTGCTGCGGGAGCTGGACGGCGACGCCCGCAAGGACTACCTCTCCCGGCACCACCTCGCCGACCTCACCCCGCGGACGATCACCAGCCGGCCGGCGCTCCTCCGGCTGCTGGACTCCTCACCCGTGGCTCCGGCCGTGATGGACATGGAGGAGTACACCTTGGGCACGGTCTGTGTCGCCGTACCCGTCTACAGCGGGGACACGCTGGGCTCGCTCGGGGTCTCCCTGCCGGCGGACCGTCTGTCCCGGCTGCCGGAGATCCGGGCCCGGCTGATCCCCACCGCGAGCCGCGTGACCAGGAGCCTCTCGCTCACTATCTGA